AGCCTCCGCGAGGCCATCGCGGCGAAGTACGACCGCGACTACGGCCTCGAGGTCGAGCCCCGCGATATCATCGCCACCTCGGGCGGCAGCGAGGCGCTGCACATCGCGCTCGAGGCCCACGTCGATCCCGGCGAGGAAGTCATCTTCCCCGACCCCGGATTCGTCTCCTACGACGCGCTGACGAAGCTCGCCGGCGGGACGCCGAAGCCGGTCGGACTGCGCGAGGACCTGACGCTCGATCCCGAAACCGTCGAAGAGAACATTACGGAGGACACGGCTGCGTTCGTCGTCAACAGCCCCGCCAACCCGACGGGCGCGGTCCAGAGCGAGGCGGACATACGGGAGTTCGCGCGCATCGCCGACGAACACGACGTGCTCTGCATTTCCGACGAGGTTTACGAGAAGATCGTCTTCGACGGCGTTCACCGCTCGCCGATGGAGTTCGCCGAGACGGACAACGTCGTCGTCGTCAGCGCCTGCTCGAAGACCTACTCGATGACCGGCTGGCGGCTGGGCTGGGTCGTCGGTTCCAACCGCCGCATCGAGCGCATGTTGCGGGTCCACCAGTACGGCCAGGCCTGCGCCTCCGCGCCGGCCCAGTACGCCGCCGAGGCCGCGCTGACCGGTCCCCAGGACCCCGTCGATGAGATGGTCGACGCTTTCGAAGAGCGGCGCGACGTCGTCCTCGACGGCCTCGAGGACGCCGGCCTCGAGGTGCCGACGCCGTCGGGCGCGTTCTACGCGATGCCGAAGGTGCCCGAGGGCTGGGTCGACGAGGTGCTCGACCGCGGCGTGGTCGTCGTCCCCGGCGACGCCTTCGGCGAGCACGGCGAGGGCTACGCGCGACTGTCCTACGCGACCGGGATGGAGGACCTGAAGGAGGCCCTCGAGATCATGGACGAGGCGACGCGGGCGGTGCAGTAGTCGGCGCGTCAACCGAAGCCGTCGTCTCCACCTTTTTGCCGTCGCGCGACCAATTCCAGACCGAAATGAGAGCCGTACGCCTCGAGGAACACGGCGGTCCGGACGTACTGCAGGTCGAAGAGATCGATCGACCCGAACCCGCGAACGACGAACTGCTCGTCGAGGTCGCCGCGGCGGGAGTCAACCCCGTCGACACCTACTTCCGGGACGGGTCGTACGAACCGGTCGACGTGCCGTTCACGCCCGGCGTCGACCTCGCCGGCACCGTCGCGGAAACGGGCGACGCCGTCGAGGAGTTCGCGGCGGGCGACCGCGTCTACGGCACCGGTATCGGAAACGGGTCCTATCAGGGTTCCTACGCCGAGTACGCGACGGTGCCGACGGACCGCGTCGTCGCGCTCCCCGACGGCGCGGACCTGGCGGAGGCCGGCGCGGCGGGCGTCGTCGCCGTCACCGCCTGGCGCGCCCTGATCGATCACGCGGACTTGAACCCGGCCGAGCACTGCCTCGTCCACGGCGGCTCCGGCGGCGTCGGCCACGCCGCCGTCCAGATCGCGGACGCGGTGAGCGCCCGCGTCATCACCACCGCCTCAGAGGATTACCACGGCGGCCTCGAGGCGATGGGCGCCGACACCGTACTGGACTACGCTCGCGACGACCTCGCCGACGCCGTCCTCGAGGCGAGCGACGGCGGCGTCGACGTCGTGTTGGATCACCGGCTGGACGACTACCTCCAGTTCGACGCGGACGTGGCTGCAACCGGCTGTCGGGTCGTCGGGATCGGCGAAAACAGTCCCGACCCGGGCTTTACGAACGACGGCGCGGCCCGCTCGAAGGACGTCAGCTACCAGTTCATGAGCATGTTCAACACGCCGGACCTCCGCGTGCCGCTGCGCGGGGCCGCCCACCTCATGGACGCCGGCCGCCTATCCGTCGAGATCGACGAGCGGTACGACCTCGAGGAGGCCGCAGAGGCCCAGCGCGCCGTCATGGAGGACAGCGTCTTCGGAAAACTCGTACTCGAGCCCTGACGAACATCGACGCTCACCGATCCTGAAGAATTTCGTCGCAGCACCGGCGGGCCGCCTCGAGGTGCTCGTCGACCGCTTCGTCGCCGGTGTCGCCGACTTCCGAAAGCAGTTCGCGAACCTTTGCGACGCGGTTGCGGGTCGTCTCCGCGTCGAGGTCGTTCGTCGCGACGTCGCGGGCGACGGCTTCCGCCTCGCCGATCCAGCGACTCGCGGTCCGGTCGAGCGGCAGTTCGGCCGTCGCCTCGAGGTGGTCGTGGAGTCGTTGCGTTCGTGCGTTCAGTCGCTCGTGGGGCTGGTTGTCGGACACGCTCGAGTGGACGGACTCGAGCGCCGTGAGCGTTCGTGCGACGCGGCCAAACGTTGATACGCAGCGTGGCCGACGTACGCATATGACACGCGACTGCTCGTTCCTCGAGGAACTCCCGCTCGAGGACGATCAGGTTTCGTTCGCCGAGAGTCGGCGCGAGGACCGCGCCGCCGACTGGGGGTCGGAACAGCGCGGCCGCGAGGTGCTGCCCGACGCCGTCGTCTGGCCCGAAAGCACGGAAGACGTGTCGACCGTCTTGGCCGCGGCGACCGAGCGCGACGTCCCGGTCACGCCCTACGCCGCCGGAACGAGCCTCGAGGGCAACGCCGTCCCGGCCCACGGCGGGATCAGCCTCGACTTGACGCGGATGGACGATATCGTCGACTACCGGCCCGACGACTTCCAGATCGACGTCGGCCCGGGGATCATCGGCAGCGAGGTCGACGAGCGCGTGGCGCGCGACGGACTGATGTTTCCACCCTTACCGTCGTCGGGCGACATCTCCACGATCGGCGGGATGATCGCGACCGACGCCAGCGGGATGCAGACCGTCCGCTACGGCGAGGTCGCCGACTGGGTGCTCGGCCTCGAGGCCGTCCTGGCCGACGGCACCGTCATCGAGACCGGCTCGCGGGCAAAGAAGACCTCGAGCGGGTACAACCTCACCGACCTGCTGGTCGGCAGCGAGGGGACGCTGGCCGTCGTGACGGAAGCGACGCTGGAACTTGCGGGGCGACCGCACCAGATCCGCGGGGGGCGCGCAGTTTTCGAGACGCTCGAGGACGCCACCGGAGCCATCGCCGAGGCGGTCCGGACGGAGGTCGCCGTCGCGCGGATCGAACTGCTCGACGAACTGAGCGTCCGGATGACCAACGACTACCTCGAGACCGGCCTGCCGGACGCGCCGACGGTCTTCCTCGAGTTCCACGCCAACCACGGGATCGAGGAGGAGATCGACCTCTGCCTGACGATATTCGAGGACCACGACGTCCTCGAGTTCGAGATCAGCGCGGACGACGACGAGATGTCCGAACTCTGGGAGGCCCGCCGGGAGATCGCCTTCGCGGTCGAGAACTACGAACCCGAACTGCACACCTTGCATCCCGGCGACGTGACGGTGCCGATCAGCGCGTACCCCGAAATGGTCCGCGAAGCGAAGCGCCTTGCCGAGGAACGGGACCTGCTGGCGCCCTGCTACGGCCACGCGGGCGACGGCAACCTCCACCACAACGTGCTGGTCGACCCGGACGATCCGGAAATGGTCGAACGCGGCGAGGAAGCGTACCGGAAAACGGTCGAGAAAGCCATCGAACTCGGCGGCACGGTCACCGGCGAGCACGGCATCGGCGAGGGGAAACGACAGTTCCTCGAGGACGAGCACGGCGCGGGCGCGGTCGACGCGATGCGGCGGCTCAAGCGAGCGCTCGATCCGACGGACACGCTGAACCCGGGGAAGATCTTTCCGGAGACGGCCGAGGGCGAGCGAGTTCGGGACGACGAAACGTGATATTCAAAGACTACTTACAGGCTCGTAGTTCGTATTAGAACATCTATATGAATCGCCGTCGGTTTCTGGCAATCGCTGGTTGTGCCACGGTATCGGTCGGTTCCGGTTGCCTCGACGATCCCGGCTCGAACGGCGGATTACTGGAAGTGTTACGAACGACCGAACCGCCGAACGCGACGATCACTGACGCTACCGACGAGCGGATTCGAGCCGTCGATCCGGTTCAGGAGGGACTCCAACAAGCGGCAAACGCGCGGGATTCGGTCGCGGAGATCGAAGTAACCGAAGCCGAGTACGAAACGGTCGCACAGGCGCTCTCCGAACGACCGTGGTACGACCGATCGGAGTACGGGTCCCGCCAACCCTCCGGTGTTTACTTCCGCTACGAAAACGAGGCTTACGTCGTCACCCTCACGCCGTTTTGCGCGGACTCGCCGCTCGTCGACGCCGGAAGCGAGCGCGGAGAATACGGCTGGGGTGGCTGTTACGACCGCGAAGAGTGGGGATACGCGTAACGACGGAACACCGCTCCGAACTTATCCGTCGTAGCTGACCCGACGCGCGAACTGCGACGGCAGTCAGTCGTGCACCAGCACGTCGAGCACGTCCACCCCCTCGCGTGAGAGGGCGTCCTCGAGCGCGCCTTCGATCTCGTCGGGCTCTTCCACGAGGTGACCGCGAGCGCCGTGGCTCTCGGCGTTTTTCGGGATGTCGACGGGCGGTTCGAAGTCCATCCCGACGAACTCGTGGTCCCCCTCGTCGCCGCCCAGCAGCTTGAGCGTGTTGTCCTTCAGGATGCGGTAGTTGCGGTTGTCGGGGATGACGACCGTGAGATCGAGATCCTCGCGGACCGCGCTGTAGATCGAGTTGGGGTAGTAGAGGTAGGAGCCGTCGCCGATGAAACAGATCACGTTCCGCGGGTCGTCGCGGTGCTCCTCGGCGATCGCTGCGCCGACCGACGCGGGCAGGCCGTAGCCGAGGCCGCCGCCCTTGTTCGAGACGAACTGCTCGGGCGCGAAGTCCCAGCGGGTCATGATGGGGTACTTCGACGTGACGCTCTCGTCGACGACGTAGGCGTCCTCGGCGACCGACCGCATTGCGTCGATGAGTTCGGCCTTCGACGCGCGCGGATCGTCCCGCATCTCGCCCTCACCGATGTCAGCCAGTCGGTCTTCGATCGCCGCTTTGCGATCGCGAACCTCCTTGAGGCGCTCACTGACGGTCTCGTCGTCGATCTTCGGTCGGACGCGTTCGATGAGTCCCTGCAGCACCAGACCGGGATCGCCGACGACGGCCGCGTCGGCGGGCTGGTTCTTGCCGACCTCCCACGGGTCGTCGCTGACGTGGATCAAGGTACCGTCGAGGTCGACGAGCGGCTCCTCGTGGCGGGTCAGCGTCGTGTTCGTCGACGTGCCGACGAACAGGATCGCGTCGGCGGAGAGCAGTTCCGCCGCGCGCTCCTCGTCCGGCGGCACGTAGGAGAGCCACTGCTCGTGGTCGGTCGCGAAGTCGATCTCGCTCACGTGGACCTCGCCGTGGACGCGCGCGCCGGTCGACTCCGCGAGCTCGACCGCCGCGGCGACCGCCTCGTCGCCCGAGCGCGCGACCCCGTCGCCGACGACGAGCGCGAGGTCCCGGACGTCCGAGTCGGCCAGCAAGTCGGCCGCGCGCTCGAGTTGTGCTGGGTCCCCGCCGCCGGCGTTGGGAATCCCGCCAAGTCGCTCGGGCTCGGCGTCGGTCTCTTCCATCATCACGTCCAGCGGGAGGCCGAGGAAGACCGGGCCGGTCGGCGGGGTCAGCGCGACGCGGACGGCCCGCCGGAGCATCGTCGGCAGCGCCTCGACGTCCATCACTTCGGCGGACCACTTGCAGAACTGGTCGGCGAGATCGACGAGGTCGCCCGCCAGCGCGGGCTCCTCGTGGCGGAAGTCGGTGCTGTGGTTGCCCGCGGTGACGAGGACCGGCGCGCCCGCGCGCTTGGCCGCGTAGAGGTTTCCGAGCCCGTGGGCAAGCCCGGGCGCGACGTGGAGGTTCGCGACGCCGACGGGGTTGACCGAGTCGTCGTGGTGGGCGTGGTACCGTCGGGTCTGGGCGTAGCCGCCGGCCATCCCGACCGCGACGTCCTCGTGGAGGCCGAGCACGTACTCGAGGTCGCTGTCGCCGATCGCGTCGGTGACCGGCAGTTCGGTCGTCCCGGGATTGCCGAAGACGTACTCGACGCCGTAGGACTCGAGGGCGTCGACGAAGAGGTCGGCGCCGGTGTAGCCGTCGGAGCCGTCGTTAGAGTCGTTTGACATACCTCCTTCTCAACGATCCACGCAATCAAATGGTGGGCCGGCCGTCGAAGGGTTGCTTCCGATACCGCGAGTTGCAACCCGCCGCCGGCCCGGGTATTATATATCAGTTCGTTGTCGCTCGAAACATGGCCCTCGCGAGAGACGGGACTGGAATCAACGCGACGGCTCGAGCCTTCTGGTCGCAGGTCCACCCCGTGTTCATGACGCCGCCGCTGGCCGCGTCGCTGTTCGGCGCGATCCTCGCCGACGACATCACGCCGACGCTGGCGGCGATCCACGTCGCCGCGATGTTCGCCGCGGTCTACACCGCCCACGTCAAGGACGGCTACGTCGACTTCTACGTTCGCGGCGAGGACGACGACCACCCGCTGACCGAGCGGGGGTGTCGCGTCGCGCTCGCGTTGTCGACGACCCTGTTCGCGCTGTGCTGTCTCCTCTTAGGCGTACTCGTCAACTGGGTCGCCGTCGCGCTGACGGTCCCGACGTGGCTGATCGCCTACCACCACGCGCCCCAGCTCGACACGAACCCCGTTACTGCGACGACGGGCTACCCGCTGGGGATCGCGCTCTCGCTGTTCGGGGGGTTCTACGTGCAAGCTGCGGCATTTGCAGCCGTCCCGCTCGGCTTCGCCGTCGTCTTCCTCGTCCTGCTGTCGGGGATCAAGGTGATCGACGACGCCCAGGACTACGACTACGACCGCTCGATCGAGAAGCGAACCGTCGCCGTGGCCGTCGGGCCGACTCGAGCCTACGACCTCGCGTACGGGCTGATGGTGACGGCGCTGCTGATCGTCGTCGCCTTCGCGGTCGCTCGCCTCTTTCCGCCGACGGCGGTGCTGGCCGCGCTCGCGTTCGCGGCGGTCGCGCTCGCCGCCCGCCGCGCCGGGCCGGAGCTCGCGACCATGCTGCTCATCCGCGGCTCGTACGTCTTTCTGGCCGTCCTCGTCGCTGCGGTCCGGTTCGAACCCCTCGCCGGATTCGCGTGAGGGGGCGTCGATCTACTCGGCTTCGGCGCCCGCGGCATCGCCCGCTTCGGAGACGTTCGACGGGCGCCAGTCCATCTTGATGGTCACCGACTCGCGCTGCCCTCGCAGGATCGACGACCGCTCGCGGACGCTGACCTCGTACGCGATCGGTGACGGCGGCCGAAGCTCGACCGTCTTGTTCCCCGCTCTGACCGTCGACGCGTCGCCGCTCTCGAGTTCGTCGGCCAGTTCGCGGAGTCGTTCGGCGGCCTCCTCGCGCTCGAGTTTCTCGGCGGAGACTGTGTCCACCATGGCCGGCCGTACCACGAACCGCCGAAAAAGGAGTCTGCCTAACGAGCGTATCGGTTTTTGACTGTCAGCGTCGCTTACTCGTCGGTAATCAGATGGATTGTGGTAGTCGCCGGCTCGAGTCGCGTGACGGCCTCCCACACCGAGCGAAGCCTGAAGGACGAGCGATCGGGAGTGATCCTATGGAACTCGTCGAAGCCACCGCCGACGACCTCGAGGCGCTCGTCGACCGGTGGTACGCCCTCGCGAACGCGATGGAACCGTATTCCGAACTGAACGAACTCGACGTTGACGGGACCGAGGAGAGCATCGAAGACGGCTTCCGCGATCACCTCGAGGACGAGGAGATCACCGACTACCTCGTCGTTCTCGAGGGCGAAACGATCGGCTTCGTCACGCTCCGCGAGGGCCGCCACCCGTCCCGGCGGTACTCACGGTATCTGCGTCTCGTGAACCTCGCTATCGACGATGCACATCGGAATCAGGGCTACGGCACAGTAGTCGTCGAGCGCGTGAAAGAGACGGCTCGCGAGCAAGGTTGTGACCACCTCAAGGTCTCCTGCGAGTGGCACAACGAGGACGCGCGACGGTTCTATCGCGACGCGGGCTTTCAGCCGAAGCAGGTCGACTACGCGCAGCCGCTCGAGTGAGCGTACTACTGGAGCGGCCAGCATGAACTGTTAACTCCAGTTGGGACGACACCTCTACTATGGCGACCGAGGAAGGTTTAGAGTCCGGTCCCCGCTCGATGAGGTGATGGCGGACAGCCGACGAGAACTCGTCCGGCGGGTGGCAGCGGCTGACCGAGACGCGAATCGAGAGAGCTACGACGCGCTCGAGAACGAGTAACCGCTTCGACTCTAATTTTATCAGTTCGTGCTGACGATCTTGATCACGTCGCCCTCCTCGAGTTCGTAGTTCTCCCCCACTTCCCGATTCGACTTCGCGTTGACCGCGTGCAGGTAGCCGTCGCCGATGTCGGAGTGGACCGCGTAGGCCAGATCGACCGGCGTCGAACCGTCGGGCAGGAGGTGGGCATCGGGCAGAATGTTTCCGCTGCCGTCGGACCACTTCGCGGCGTCCTCGACCGGGTAGGCCGTGATGTGCTCGAGCAGGTCGTAGACGGCGTGGTTGAGCGCGCCCTGAACGCCGGTGCCGTCCCACTCGGCCATCGTCTCGCGGAGATCCTCGAGGGCCTCGCGCTGGGCGTCGTTGACGTCGTCGCCGATCTCGAGGGTCTCGTCGCCGGGGTCGTAGTCGACGAGGCCGTTGTCCGCGGCCCGACGTAGGGCGAGTTCGCCCTCTGCGGTCGTCGGGATAACCGGTTTATCGAGCTCGAGCAGGCGCTCGACGTTCTCCTCGGGGGCGACGTCGATCTTGTTGGCCGCGACGACGATCGGCTTCGTGCGCTCGCGGACCAGCCGCGCGAGTTCCTCGCGGTGTGCGTCCTCCCACTGGATCGGGTCCTCGGGGTAGTCGAGTTCCCGCAGGACAGTCGCGATCTGCTTCGGTGAGGCGCCGAATCCGGAGAGCATGTCCGCCAAGACGTCGTCGATGTCGAAATCGGGTGAGCGCGATTTTCGCTCGACGGATTCCCAGTTGCGGTCGACGATACCGGCCAGCCAGAGGTCCATCTCCTCCTCGATGAAGTCGATGTCCTCGAGCGGGTCGTGCTCGCCGATGTCGACGGGTTCGCCCTTCGCGTTGGTGCCGCCGGAGGCGTCGACGACGTTGACGATCACGTCCGCGTTGGTCAGTTCGTCGAGGAACTGATTTCCGAGCCCCTTCCCCTCGTGGGCGCCGGGGACGAGGCCGGCGACGTCGAGCAGTTCGATCGGGACGTAGCGCTTGCCGTCCTCGCAGTTGTCGGCGTTGCACCGCTCGTCGCGCTCGAGGCAGGGGCAGTCGGTCCGGACGTAGCTCACGCCGCGGTTGGCGTCGATCGTCGTGAAGGGGTAGTTGGCGACGTCGACGTCGGCCATCGTCGCCGCGGTGTAGAACGTGGACTTGCCGGCGTTCGGCTTTCCGGCAAGCGCGATCGAGAGCATGCCTGTCCGTAGCACCGTGGTTTGGAATTGTCTTTCGATTACCGCTCTCAGTGGCGCTCGCGTCGCCGCGGGGGTGGTTCGGTCGCGGCTCGGCAGATCCTTTCCCCTGAAGGCTGCAGCCTGATGGGACCGACCGGCCAACGCGCGAGTATGCAGTACGACGACTTCATCGGCGAAGTCCAGCACCGCGCGCAGCTCGACTCGCGCGAGGCCGCGCTGAGCATCTCCCGCGCGACCCTGACGACCCTCTCCGAGCGCATCCAGCCGGGCGAAGCCGAGAACCTGGGGGCCCAGCTGCCCGAGGAACTCGGGCGCTTCCTCGAGGAGGTCGACGACGCCGAGCGGTTCGAGTTTGACGAGTTCGTCGATCGGGTGGCCGAACGCCAGGAGGTCGGCGAGGACGACCCGGCCGACGCGGCGTTCCACGCGCAGGTCGTCGTTGACGTCGTCGACGAAGCGGTCACCGAGGGCGCGATCGACGACGTCAAAGCGCAGTTGCCGGACGACGAAGGTTACGGGACGCTGTTCGAAATCGCGGAGGCGGCGGAGAGT
The DNA window shown above is from Halopiger xanaduensis SH-6 and carries:
- a CDS encoding redox-regulated ATPase YchF, which produces MLSIALAGKPNAGKSTFYTAATMADVDVANYPFTTIDANRGVSYVRTDCPCLERDERCNADNCEDGKRYVPIELLDVAGLVPGAHEGKGLGNQFLDELTNADVIVNVVDASGGTNAKGEPVDIGEHDPLEDIDFIEEEMDLWLAGIVDRNWESVERKSRSPDFDIDDVLADMLSGFGASPKQIATVLRELDYPEDPIQWEDAHREELARLVRERTKPIVVAANKIDVAPEENVERLLELDKPVIPTTAEGELALRRAADNGLVDYDPGDETLEIGDDVNDAQREALEDLRETMAEWDGTGVQGALNHAVYDLLEHITAYPVEDAAKWSDGSGNILPDAHLLPDGSTPVDLAYAVHSDIGDGYLHAVNAKSNREVGENYELEEGDVIKIVSTN
- a CDS encoding UbiA family prenyltransferase, with product MALARDGTGINATARAFWSQVHPVFMTPPLAASLFGAILADDITPTLAAIHVAAMFAAVYTAHVKDGYVDFYVRGEDDDHPLTERGCRVALALSTTLFALCCLLLGVLVNWVAVALTVPTWLIAYHHAPQLDTNPVTATTGYPLGIALSLFGGFYVQAAAFAAVPLGFAVVFLVLLSGIKVIDDAQDYDYDRSIEKRTVAVAVGPTRAYDLAYGLMVTALLIVVAFAVARLFPPTAVLAALAFAAVALAARRAGPELATMLLIRGSYVFLAVLVAAVRFEPLAGFA
- a CDS encoding FAD-binding oxidoreductase — protein: MTRDCSFLEELPLEDDQVSFAESRREDRAADWGSEQRGREVLPDAVVWPESTEDVSTVLAAATERDVPVTPYAAGTSLEGNAVPAHGGISLDLTRMDDIVDYRPDDFQIDVGPGIIGSEVDERVARDGLMFPPLPSSGDISTIGGMIATDASGMQTVRYGEVADWVLGLEAVLADGTVIETGSRAKKTSSGYNLTDLLVGSEGTLAVVTEATLELAGRPHQIRGGRAVFETLEDATGAIAEAVRTEVAVARIELLDELSVRMTNDYLETGLPDAPTVFLEFHANHGIEEEIDLCLTIFEDHDVLEFEISADDDEMSELWEARREIAFAVENYEPELHTLHPGDVTVPISAYPEMVREAKRLAEERDLLAPCYGHAGDGNLHHNVLVDPDDPEMVERGEEAYRKTVEKAIELGGTVTGEHGIGEGKRQFLEDEHGAGAVDAMRRLKRALDPTDTLNPGKIFPETAEGERVRDDET
- a CDS encoding GNAT family N-acetyltransferase; translation: MELVEATADDLEALVDRWYALANAMEPYSELNELDVDGTEESIEDGFRDHLEDEEITDYLVVLEGETIGFVTLREGRHPSRRYSRYLRLVNLAIDDAHRNQGYGTVVVERVKETAREQGCDHLKVSCEWHNEDARRFYRDAGFQPKQVDYAQPLE
- a CDS encoding NADPH:quinone reductase: MRAVRLEEHGGPDVLQVEEIDRPEPANDELLVEVAAAGVNPVDTYFRDGSYEPVDVPFTPGVDLAGTVAETGDAVEEFAAGDRVYGTGIGNGSYQGSYAEYATVPTDRVVALPDGADLAEAGAAGVVAVTAWRALIDHADLNPAEHCLVHGGSGGVGHAAVQIADAVSARVITTASEDYHGGLEAMGADTVLDYARDDLADAVLEASDGGVDVVLDHRLDDYLQFDADVAATGCRVVGIGENSPDPGFTNDGAARSKDVSYQFMSMFNTPDLRVPLRGAAHLMDAGRLSVEIDERYDLEEAAEAQRAVMEDSVFGKLVLEP
- a CDS encoding thiamine pyrophosphate-binding protein is translated as MSNDSNDGSDGYTGADLFVDALESYGVEYVFGNPGTTELPVTDAIGDSDLEYVLGLHEDVAVGMAGGYAQTRRYHAHHDDSVNPVGVANLHVAPGLAHGLGNLYAAKRAGAPVLVTAGNHSTDFRHEEPALAGDLVDLADQFCKWSAEVMDVEALPTMLRRAVRVALTPPTGPVFLGLPLDVMMEETDAEPERLGGIPNAGGGDPAQLERAADLLADSDVRDLALVVGDGVARSGDEAVAAAVELAESTGARVHGEVHVSEIDFATDHEQWLSYVPPDEERAAELLSADAILFVGTSTNTTLTRHEEPLVDLDGTLIHVSDDPWEVGKNQPADAAVVGDPGLVLQGLIERVRPKIDDETVSERLKEVRDRKAAIEDRLADIGEGEMRDDPRASKAELIDAMRSVAEDAYVVDESVTSKYPIMTRWDFAPEQFVSNKGGGLGYGLPASVGAAIAEEHRDDPRNVICFIGDGSYLYYPNSIYSAVREDLDLTVVIPDNRNYRILKDNTLKLLGGDEGDHEFVGMDFEPPVDIPKNAESHGARGHLVEEPDEIEGALEDALSREGVDVLDVLVHD
- a CDS encoding DUF2267 domain-containing protein, giving the protein MQYDDFIGEVQHRAQLDSREAALSISRATLTTLSERIQPGEAENLGAQLPEELGRFLEEVDDAERFEFDEFVDRVAERQEVGEDDPADAAFHAQVVVDVVDEAVTEGAIDDVKAQLPDDEGYGTLFEIAEAAESPAPDSQD
- a CDS encoding amphi-Trp domain-containing protein; translated protein: MVDTVSAEKLEREEAAERLRELADELESGDASTVRAGNKTVELRPPSPIAYEVSVRERSSILRGQRESVTIKMDWRPSNVSEAGDAAGAEAE
- a CDS encoding pyridoxal phosphate-dependent aminotransferase; the protein is MTEFSQRVEQVSISGIREVFEAAGDDAINLGLGQPDFPTPAHARRGAIEAIENGLTDAYTSNKGTESLREAIAAKYDRDYGLEVEPRDIIATSGGSEALHIALEAHVDPGEEVIFPDPGFVSYDALTKLAGGTPKPVGLREDLTLDPETVEENITEDTAAFVVNSPANPTGAVQSEADIREFARIADEHDVLCISDEVYEKIVFDGVHRSPMEFAETDNVVVVSACSKTYSMTGWRLGWVVGSNRRIERMLRVHQYGQACASAPAQYAAEAALTGPQDPVDEMVDAFEERRDVVLDGLEDAGLEVPTPSGAFYAMPKVPEGWVDEVLDRGVVVVPGDAFGEHGEGYARLSYATGMEDLKEALEIMDEATRAVQ